In a genomic window of Hyphomonas sp.:
- a CDS encoding TonB-dependent receptor, with the protein MGRNKKNGMKYGAAFVAMSVALLQGGVAFADDAAGDEDDIRNMNQITVYGEKRETTLQDAPIALSAITGDILDQAGITDPSQLNGYVPGLMITKSGGSERIVTIRGVGQQTPENFATIPGVSFHVDGAFLPNSIALNMGFFDVDRIEVLRGPQGTVFGQSSTGGSINVITNQPTLGESKGTFKATLGDYNYVQGFASYNVPIGETAAIRGSVQQTSHDGYATATSIDGGYELDDADNEHYRIAGLWEPTDKLSTTLSYTLYNDKHNGGALKNIEDPNPDIRELTQDHPAKFKLRSELATFNASYELPFATLKSVTSYQDLTHDQSFDADRLDVATYGGYDHVATWATDAETFMEELTISSLADSPIDWIAGVFYSNTDSAQYVVEYRELGVTAVPALPVLPKDTTPAEIPGNLAYENISTVNRESIAPFFQVTVPVMANLNATLGARYNDDKYEGEGASYYATPTQSSFDTQTWTGKVGLDYDVSEDSMLYASWSRGYKPGGLNGGSSGALTVSTTYDEEIVEAIEFGSKNTFLDGRATLNASIFFNQYENMQFIEEDPIPYSGGIGNIPEAETYGLELEGSFLTFNDQLMLGGNMAMLDGEVTADYEALDRRLADAAAAEAVGTGTIYPWTYDWFLARQSAAVQVKGNTPPNLADLTYNLYAAWFQPIGDHGELTSRIENVYVGEYEARIFNTDGADDVPSYSLWNAYFQYQPNDEPWFVSASITNIGDEEGISGRFVDPYSSGTVSNEYVPPRQLLVTFGFEF; encoded by the coding sequence ATGGGTCGGAACAAAAAGAACGGAATGAAGTACGGGGCTGCGTTTGTGGCCATGAGTGTTGCCTTGCTGCAGGGAGGTGTCGCGTTTGCCGATGATGCGGCGGGCGATGAGGATGACATCCGCAACATGAATCAGATTACCGTTTACGGAGAAAAGCGGGAAACCACACTTCAGGACGCGCCAATCGCGCTCAGCGCCATCACGGGCGATATCCTGGATCAGGCAGGGATCACGGATCCGAGTCAGCTGAACGGATATGTTCCAGGCCTCATGATCACGAAAAGTGGCGGGTCGGAACGTATCGTCACCATTCGCGGCGTCGGCCAGCAAACCCCAGAGAATTTCGCGACCATCCCAGGCGTGTCTTTCCATGTCGATGGCGCCTTCCTGCCAAACTCGATCGCGTTGAACATGGGCTTTTTCGACGTGGACCGTATCGAAGTGCTCAGAGGCCCGCAGGGCACCGTGTTCGGGCAGAGTTCAACCGGCGGCTCGATCAATGTCATCACCAACCAGCCAACTCTGGGTGAGTCCAAGGGCACATTCAAGGCGACGCTGGGCGATTACAATTACGTTCAGGGATTTGCCTCCTACAATGTGCCGATTGGTGAAACGGCCGCCATTCGCGGTTCGGTCCAGCAGACGTCACATGATGGCTATGCCACGGCGACCAGCATCGATGGCGGCTATGAGCTGGATGATGCCGACAATGAGCATTATCGTATCGCTGGGTTGTGGGAGCCGACGGACAAATTGTCCACGACGCTCTCCTATACGCTCTATAACGACAAGCATAATGGCGGTGCGCTGAAGAATATCGAGGACCCAAATCCGGATATCCGCGAGTTGACCCAGGACCATCCGGCCAAGTTCAAGCTGCGTTCCGAACTGGCGACCTTCAACGCATCCTATGAGCTGCCATTCGCGACACTGAAATCTGTCACGAGCTATCAGGATCTGACGCACGACCAGTCCTTTGACGCTGACCGGCTCGATGTCGCGACCTATGGCGGCTACGACCATGTTGCGACCTGGGCGACCGACGCCGAGACCTTCATGGAAGAGTTGACGATCAGTTCGCTTGCGGATTCACCGATCGACTGGATTGCCGGGGTCTTCTATTCCAACACGGACTCGGCGCAGTATGTGGTGGAGTATCGGGAGCTCGGCGTGACTGCAGTTCCTGCGCTTCCGGTATTGCCGAAGGATACCACGCCGGCGGAAATTCCAGGCAATCTGGCCTACGAGAACATCTCGACGGTGAACCGGGAATCGATCGCGCCATTCTTCCAGGTCACCGTGCCGGTCATGGCAAACCTGAATGCCACACTCGGTGCGCGGTACAATGACGACAAGTATGAGGGCGAAGGCGCCTCCTACTATGCGACGCCGACGCAGAGTTCCTTTGATACACAGACATGGACCGGCAAGGTCGGGCTCGACTATGATGTGTCTGAAGACTCCATGCTCTATGCAAGCTGGTCGCGCGGCTACAAGCCGGGTGGTCTGAACGGGGGCTCTTCCGGTGCCTTGACCGTGTCGACCACGTATGACGAGGAAATCGTCGAAGCCATCGAATTCGGATCGAAGAACACGTTCCTTGATGGCCGGGCGACCCTCAACGCCTCCATCTTCTTCAACCAGTATGAAAACATGCAGTTCATCGAGGAAGATCCGATCCCGTATTCCGGCGGCATCGGCAACATTCCCGAAGCCGAAACCTACGGGCTGGAACTGGAAGGCAGTTTCCTGACGTTCAATGACCAGCTCATGCTGGGCGGCAACATGGCGATGCTCGATGGCGAAGTGACGGCGGATTATGAGGCGCTGGATCGCCGCCTTGCGGATGCCGCAGCGGCCGAGGCGGTCGGCACCGGCACCATCTATCCCTGGACCTATGACTGGTTCCTCGCGCGGCAATCCGCTGCGGTTCAGGTGAAAGGCAATACGCCGCCCAACCTCGCGGACCTGACCTACAATCTTTATGCCGCCTGGTTCCAGCCGATCGGCGATCATGGCGAACTGACGTCCCGGATCGAGAATGTGTATGTCGGGGAATACGAGGCGCGGATCTTCAACACGGATGGGGCGGATGATGTGCCGTCCTACAGCCTCTGGAATGCCTACTTCCAGTATCAGCCGAATGACGAGCCGTGGTTCGTGTCAGCGTCCATCACCAATATTGGTGATGAAGAAGGCATCTCCGGCCGGTTCGTTGATCCGTATTCGAGCGGTACTGTCAGCAATGAATATGTCCCGCCACGCCAATTGCTCGTCACCTTCGGGTTCGAGTTCTGA
- a CDS encoding TauD/TfdA dioxygenase family protein → MGAELDGIDLTRPLTSGQAEELQDALARFQVIFFRDQEISHDAHKALGLLFGPLAIHSAVAGIEGHPEIVAIHADANSKYVAGESWHSDLSADEAPPLGSILYLHTVPPTGGDTMFSSMYKAYDALSDRMKAYLAGLEAVHDANPVYHALFKDYDKRYPVATHPVIRKHPVTGKKCLFVNSSYTTRIEGLSDEESRAILTFLFDHVKNPNFQVRFRWQPHSIAFWDNRAVQHLAVWDYFPQVRSGYRVTISGEKPVGA, encoded by the coding sequence ATGGGGGCCGAGCTGGACGGGATCGATCTGACCCGGCCCCTGACTTCCGGACAGGCGGAGGAGTTGCAGGATGCCCTGGCACGGTTCCAGGTCATCTTCTTCCGGGACCAGGAGATCAGTCACGACGCCCACAAGGCGCTTGGTCTCCTGTTCGGGCCTCTGGCCATTCATTCCGCAGTCGCCGGCATTGAAGGGCATCCCGAGATCGTTGCCATTCACGCAGATGCCAATTCGAAATATGTGGCGGGCGAAAGCTGGCATTCCGATCTCAGCGCTGACGAGGCGCCGCCGCTGGGCAGCATTCTCTATCTCCACACTGTGCCCCCCACTGGCGGGGACACGATGTTCTCCAGCATGTACAAGGCATATGACGCCCTGTCGGATCGGATGAAAGCCTATCTTGCGGGGCTGGAGGCCGTACATGATGCCAATCCGGTCTATCACGCGCTGTTCAAGGACTATGACAAGCGCTATCCGGTTGCCACGCATCCCGTGATCCGCAAGCATCCGGTGACCGGCAAGAAATGCCTGTTCGTGAACTCGTCCTACACGACCCGGATCGAGGGTCTGTCGGATGAGGAAAGCCGGGCGATCCTGACTTTCCTGTTTGACCATGTGAAAAATCCGAACTTTCAGGTCCGGTTCCGCTGGCAGCCCCATTCCATTGCTTTCTGGGACAATCGGGCCGTCCAGCACCTGGCCGTCTGGGATTACTTCCCCCAGGTCAGGTCCGGTTATCGGGTCACCATTTCAGGGGAGAAGCCTGTCGGAGCCTGA
- a CDS encoding alanine racemase translates to MPDWLKRPVLNRRQLMLAGAGAVGVTVMVQKPGDKSGPRESYFLDMQAALMRAGIATPTLVIDRDRLNRNIDTLKAHLPADMGYRIVAKSLPSLPLIAHIRDRAETDRLMTFNQPMLSALSRDMPDADQLLGKPLPVAAAKSYFDQLPADRAEAAGNVQWLIDTPHRLEQYRQLARATGNTLRINLELDVGLHRGGFVPGSDLQQVLQALAETPELSFSGFMGYEPHLPVLPSAMGWRERAKQAAWRAYRDCLGQASDLFGAAEVAQMTRNAAGSPTYRYYQDTLLANEISAGSCLVKPTHFDSELLEPHLPASFIATPVIKSLDRTQLPGMEFAEGAQRAWNPNSTKTVFIYGGHWLADPVDPPGLSYNSTFGRSSNQEMLNGGPELEISPDEFVFFRPHQSEAVFLQFGDIAVYEQGEIVARWPVFEASA, encoded by the coding sequence ATGCCTGACTGGCTGAAACGTCCCGTCCTGAACCGGCGCCAATTGATGCTGGCAGGAGCGGGCGCTGTGGGAGTGACCGTGATGGTACAAAAACCTGGCGACAAGAGCGGACCGCGCGAATCCTATTTTCTCGACATGCAGGCTGCCCTCATGCGCGCCGGCATTGCAACCCCGACGCTGGTCATCGACCGGGACCGGCTGAACCGGAATATCGACACCCTCAAGGCACATTTGCCCGCCGACATGGGATATCGCATCGTGGCGAAATCCCTGCCCTCACTGCCCCTCATAGCCCATATTCGGGACCGCGCCGAAACTGACCGGTTGATGACATTCAACCAGCCCATGCTCAGTGCGTTGAGCCGGGACATGCCTGATGCGGATCAGCTTCTTGGAAAGCCTTTGCCCGTCGCAGCCGCAAAATCCTATTTTGATCAATTGCCTGCAGATCGCGCCGAAGCGGCTGGAAACGTCCAATGGCTGATCGACACGCCACACCGTCTGGAACAGTATCGCCAGCTTGCCCGGGCCACGGGGAACACTCTCCGCATCAATCTGGAACTCGATGTTGGCCTGCATCGCGGCGGATTCGTGCCGGGATCTGACCTGCAGCAGGTGCTTCAGGCCCTGGCCGAAACACCCGAATTGAGCTTCTCCGGTTTCATGGGCTACGAACCCCATCTACCGGTCCTGCCGTCTGCGATGGGGTGGCGCGAACGGGCCAAACAGGCGGCCTGGAGGGCCTATCGTGACTGTCTCGGGCAGGCATCTGACCTGTTCGGCGCAGCAGAAGTGGCGCAGATGACCCGGAATGCTGCAGGAAGCCCCACCTACCGCTACTATCAGGACACATTGCTGGCCAATGAGATCTCGGCCGGGTCATGCCTCGTGAAACCGACCCATTTCGACTCTGAACTGCTGGAGCCGCATCTTCCGGCAAGCTTCATCGCCACGCCGGTGATCAAGTCGCTCGACCGCACGCAACTGCCCGGCATGGAGTTCGCGGAAGGTGCCCAGCGCGCATGGAATCCCAACAGCACGAAGACAGTCTTCATCTATGGCGGACACTGGCTGGCCGATCCGGTCGACCCGCCCGGCCTGTCCTACAATTCCACGTTTGGCCGCTCCTCGAACCAGGAAATGCTGAATGGTGGTCCGGAACTGGAGATCAGTCCCGACGAATTCGTCTTCTTCCGCCCGCATCAGAGCGAAGCCGTGTTCCTGCAGTTCGGTGATATTGCCGTGTACGAACAGGGTGAGATCGTCGCGCGGTGGCCTGTCTTTGAAGCCTCGGCCTGA
- a CDS encoding D-arabinono-1,4-lactone oxidase has protein sequence MKISRRTMMFGGGALAALVGVPAALKLRWDARDFTRDGYTPTAPAPPDGRVNWMNWSGAQRATPRDLVTPRTEADLAEFVRASAHRIRPVGSGHSFSALAPSDGYILQSNYFSGLKSLDPETHEARFGSGTLMFEASGALAAQGRAFQNLPDIDVQTLAGAFSTATHGTGETLPALHDHITGFRLITADGDVIDVSAESHPDLFEAGKVSLGALGIITEYRLKTLPAYRLRRRATVEKIDDLIDSIEARAPQHRNFEFFYLPGTGLALSITHDETDAPVSEAPESADDETMDALKQLRDELGWAPWLRRRIAQANLPTGVLEDHVGWSHELLATTRPIRFNEMEFHLPREEGPRTVREVIRMLDRRGDAYWPVEYRHIAPDTAWLSPFQGGPRASIAIHAAVDERYDYFFDEFQPLYLSRGGRPHWGKHHSLGREDLAALYPDFDRFLDVRRQLDPTGKFLNPHLATLFGEAFDA, from the coding sequence ATGAAGATATCCCGTCGAACCATGATGTTTGGCGGCGGCGCACTTGCGGCCCTGGTCGGGGTTCCCGCCGCACTGAAGCTCCGCTGGGACGCACGTGATTTCACGCGGGATGGCTATACGCCAACAGCCCCGGCCCCACCGGATGGACGGGTCAACTGGATGAACTGGTCGGGGGCCCAACGCGCCACGCCGCGCGATCTGGTAACGCCCCGGACAGAAGCCGACCTCGCCGAATTCGTTCGGGCCAGTGCGCACAGGATACGCCCTGTGGGTAGCGGGCATTCCTTTTCGGCGCTGGCCCCCTCGGACGGGTACATCCTGCAAAGCAATTATTTCAGTGGCCTGAAGTCACTCGACCCGGAAACGCATGAGGCCCGTTTTGGCTCTGGAACACTGATGTTCGAAGCCTCCGGGGCGCTCGCTGCGCAGGGGCGCGCCTTTCAGAACCTGCCGGACATCGATGTCCAGACCCTTGCAGGCGCTTTCTCCACGGCCACACACGGAACGGGCGAGACCCTGCCCGCCCTGCACGATCACATTACGGGGTTTCGTCTGATCACCGCCGATGGCGACGTGATTGATGTCTCTGCCGAGTCCCATCCCGATTTGTTCGAGGCCGGAAAAGTATCTCTCGGCGCGCTCGGCATCATCACGGAATACCGTTTGAAGACGCTGCCAGCCTACAGGCTGAGGCGCCGGGCGACGGTGGAAAAGATCGACGATCTGATCGACAGCATTGAAGCAAGGGCGCCGCAGCACAGGAATTTCGAGTTCTTCTACCTGCCGGGTACCGGCCTTGCCCTGTCCATCACCCATGACGAAACCGATGCACCTGTTTCCGAGGCCCCCGAGAGCGCCGATGACGAGACGATGGATGCGCTCAAGCAATTGCGGGACGAATTGGGATGGGCCCCATGGCTCCGGCGTCGCATCGCGCAGGCCAATTTGCCAACCGGCGTGCTGGAGGATCATGTCGGCTGGTCTCATGAACTGCTCGCAACGACACGGCCGATCCGGTTCAATGAAATGGAGTTTCATCTGCCTCGCGAGGAAGGTCCGCGCACGGTAAGGGAAGTGATCAGGATGCTGGATCGGCGCGGCGATGCGTATTGGCCAGTGGAGTACCGGCACATCGCCCCGGACACAGCGTGGCTCAGCCCGTTCCAGGGAGGGCCGCGCGCCTCGATCGCGATCCACGCCGCCGTGGACGAGCGCTACGATTATTTCTTTGACGAGTTTCAACCCCTCTATCTCTCGCGCGGGGGCCGTCCACACTGGGGCAAGCATCATTCCCTCGGCCGGGAAGACCTGGCTGCCCTCTATCCGGACTTCGACCGGTTCCTGGACGTGCGCCGGCAACTCGACCCGACCGGAAAATTTCTGAACCCGCATCTGGCAACCCTGTTCGGGGAAGCCTTCGATGCCTGA
- a CDS encoding TetR/AcrR family transcriptional regulator, with product MPKQARAKETYERILAASQELLAESGIEGFNSNAIVERAGMTPPALYRWFPNKHAILEELGTRLMDAQNDVASEYLESFGRDGMPLPDTVRAILDDTLDVTLEFVGGHAMMVCLRAMPALGHIRLESHDAVASALSDRIQRLGLEQASELLTARCRLVVELGYAAIEMLLETGLERRRLMLDSAAMACVAALDIT from the coding sequence ATGCCCAAGCAAGCCCGCGCGAAGGAAACCTATGAACGGATCCTTGCGGCATCCCAGGAGCTGCTTGCCGAATCCGGCATTGAGGGGTTCAATTCAAACGCCATTGTCGAGCGCGCGGGGATGACGCCACCAGCGCTCTATCGCTGGTTTCCGAACAAGCACGCAATTTTGGAGGAATTGGGCACGCGCCTGATGGATGCCCAGAATGATGTTGCATCTGAATATCTGGAGTCTTTCGGGCGGGACGGTATGCCACTCCCGGATACAGTGCGCGCCATCCTGGATGACACGCTGGACGTGACGTTGGAATTCGTGGGCGGCCACGCAATGATGGTCTGCCTGCGGGCCATGCCGGCGCTGGGGCATATCCGGCTGGAGTCGCATGATGCGGTGGCCTCAGCCCTGTCGGACCGCATCCAGCGCCTTGGGCTTGAGCAGGCGTCCGAATTGTTGACGGCGCGGTGTCGCCTCGTCGTTGAACTCGGCTATGCTGCAATAGAGATGCTGCTTGAGACGGGGCTCGAGCGACGTCGCCTGATGCTGGACAGCGCCGCAATGGCCTGTGTCGCAGCGCTCGACATCACTTGA
- a CDS encoding adenylate/guanylate cyclase domain-containing protein produces MKQRQVVTVVVCDISESTRLAENLELEEYSALLHEFRERADGIISDLGGSLIRIDGDGLIFIFGYPDSHEDAPRRAIESVLRLKVWAEGFGARYAGLGLAVRLHTGIHSGVVLLQDGDLSRGRYEILGDTTNVASRLCSVAGPGEIVISCDALGADRHFFVTTEPELVSIRARQQKQFICRVLGRRDEEGPLAPNLRHSSIPLHGRDREVDWLTGFVERQRPETVAVIRAEAGMGKSRLLSDMLERCESLHCSAHWSYCSSYRGSAQMDPIWQIGRSLLQALVYKGAFKSDEAEDLQLWDALQADYPADMRMRRDELASLFARAIRTLRRWYSSVLVILDDWHWADSASREFLEIVLEDMPEGLLIVIAERDGQNVAPLPEQAAHLTLEPLTEPEGRKIVEHIAPMLDPLSVSDIFTLSGGNPLFLEELSHAARLSQTARLSRRSDAWLESIVQARYAALKSDEREMLDMAAAIGRVVPRSLLMEVMGSEHTASILDSLRQQDFLYPDEFLDRLRFKHGFTRDAVYGLISPTRRRELNGKIAATLVERAARQGGTPDPAELARYYFECGETRLAIENSVRAGNIALAALALDKAQYHFQAALEHMYETGPDDEEMVFLIRRYGQSCIVDPKWQMVAVLERLTRQARASGHETSAVWAEYYLAFITYGLGNLEEAVDHYHSVKETAKALGNESLLRRVDASLGQVYAAACRGDQALTALDRSIAIQRAPRTEDRSPVPLAYSLASKGHLLMDMGRTDEAFRNLAEAANLMQGVRSEAHMSIRAYLGDAMILAGRFEQAESILDSIHAMAQQMRSGFHMVQALSFRNIARFYLERDAAILPEIQVSAEQWALKSQQHTSIVYGHLADAYAQSGMPDRADEFAAKALVRAGMGDRFGETMAHRARALAAYQNGNSEQVSRHLEDAYRSARARGSVRDELLTHWFEAAYLNSETEPPDAELSEMSINPRLFFNAAPKPPMTSSSLKSRQSGRRAGP; encoded by the coding sequence TTGAAACAACGACAAGTTGTGACTGTGGTTGTTTGCGACATATCGGAATCCACCCGACTCGCAGAGAATCTGGAGCTGGAGGAGTATAGCGCACTGCTCCATGAGTTCCGCGAGCGGGCGGACGGCATCATCTCCGATCTTGGCGGAAGCCTGATCCGGATTGACGGTGACGGGCTGATCTTCATCTTCGGCTATCCCGACAGTCACGAGGATGCCCCCCGGCGGGCCATAGAATCCGTGTTGCGGCTGAAGGTCTGGGCGGAAGGGTTCGGTGCCCGGTATGCCGGCCTCGGCCTGGCGGTGCGGCTGCATACCGGCATTCATTCCGGTGTCGTGCTGCTGCAGGATGGTGATTTGTCCCGGGGGCGGTATGAAATTCTGGGGGATACGACCAATGTCGCCTCCCGGCTGTGCAGTGTTGCTGGTCCCGGCGAAATCGTCATCAGTTGCGACGCGCTGGGTGCCGACCGACACTTCTTCGTAACCACCGAGCCGGAACTGGTAAGCATTCGCGCCCGGCAGCAGAAACAATTCATCTGCCGGGTGCTCGGCCGCCGGGACGAGGAGGGCCCGCTGGCGCCGAATCTGCGTCACTCGTCCATCCCCCTTCATGGCCGCGACCGCGAAGTGGACTGGCTGACCGGATTTGTCGAGCGTCAGCGCCCCGAGACCGTCGCGGTCATCCGGGCAGAGGCCGGCATGGGGAAAAGCCGCTTGCTGTCAGACATGCTCGAACGGTGCGAATCCCTGCACTGCAGCGCCCATTGGAGCTATTGCAGTTCCTATCGCGGCAGCGCGCAGATGGATCCCATCTGGCAGATCGGGCGCTCGCTACTTCAGGCACTGGTCTACAAGGGGGCCTTCAAGTCTGACGAGGCGGAAGATCTCCAGCTTTGGGATGCTTTGCAGGCGGACTATCCAGCCGATATGAGAATGCGGCGCGACGAACTTGCATCGCTGTTCGCACGGGCCATCAGAACATTGCGCCGCTGGTATTCCAGTGTGCTGGTGATCCTCGATGACTGGCACTGGGCTGACAGTGCAAGCCGGGAATTTCTGGAGATCGTGCTGGAGGACATGCCGGAAGGCCTCCTGATCGTCATTGCCGAACGTGACGGCCAGAACGTCGCGCCGCTGCCGGAGCAGGCCGCACACCTGACCCTGGAGCCCTTGACGGAGCCGGAGGGGCGTAAAATTGTCGAACACATCGCGCCGATGCTGGACCCATTGTCGGTCAGCGACATCTTTACCCTGTCAGGTGGCAATCCTCTGTTTCTGGAGGAGCTGAGCCACGCGGCCCGGCTCAGTCAGACCGCTCGCCTTTCCAGGCGGTCAGATGCCTGGCTGGAATCCATTGTCCAGGCGCGATACGCTGCGCTGAAGTCCGATGAGCGGGAAATGCTGGACATGGCGGCTGCGATCGGCCGTGTTGTGCCACGCAGCCTGTTGATGGAGGTCATGGGCTCGGAACACACAGCGTCCATCCTGGACTCGCTCAGGCAACAGGATTTTCTCTATCCTGACGAGTTTCTTGACCGGTTGCGCTTCAAGCATGGCTTCACGCGGGATGCAGTGTACGGGCTGATCTCTCCGACGCGCAGAAGGGAACTGAACGGCAAGATTGCTGCCACGCTTGTTGAGCGGGCTGCGCGGCAAGGGGGCACGCCCGATCCGGCCGAACTGGCGCGATACTATTTCGAGTGCGGCGAGACGCGCTTGGCGATCGAAAATTCCGTTCGCGCGGGAAACATTGCGTTGGCTGCCCTCGCACTGGACAAGGCGCAGTACCATTTCCAGGCGGCGCTGGAGCACATGTATGAGACCGGGCCTGACGATGAGGAGATGGTCTTTCTCATCCGGCGCTATGGCCAGTCCTGTATCGTGGATCCCAAATGGCAGATGGTCGCCGTTCTCGAGCGCCTGACCCGGCAGGCCAGGGCATCCGGGCATGAGACTTCGGCGGTCTGGGCAGAATATTATCTGGCATTCATCACTTACGGGCTCGGGAATCTGGAAGAGGCCGTCGATCACTATCACTCCGTGAAAGAGACTGCGAAGGCGCTGGGCAATGAGAGCCTGTTGCGGCGCGTCGATGCCAGCCTCGGGCAAGTCTATGCCGCAGCCTGTCGGGGAGATCAGGCCCTGACAGCACTGGATCGTTCAATTGCGATTCAACGCGCTCCGCGAACGGAGGACCGATCGCCTGTGCCGCTGGCCTATTCCCTGGCCAGCAAGGGGCATTTGCTGATGGATATGGGCCGCACGGATGAGGCCTTCCGCAACCTCGCCGAAGCCGCCAATCTGATGCAGGGCGTGCGGAGCGAGGCCCACATGTCGATCCGGGCATATCTGGGCGACGCGATGATCCTCGCGGGCCGGTTCGAGCAGGCCGAGAGCATACTGGACTCCATCCATGCGATGGCGCAGCAGATGCGTTCGGGATTCCACATGGTGCAGGCTCTGTCCTTCCGGAACATTGCACGTTTCTATCTTGAGAGAGACGCGGCCATTCTGCCGGAAATCCAGGTCAGTGCGGAGCAGTGGGCCCTGAAGAGCCAACAGCATACGTCAATCGTCTATGGGCATCTCGCCGATGCGTACGCGCAATCGGGAATGCCTGACAGGGCAGACGAGTTTGCGGCAAAGGCACTCGTCCGCGCGGGCATGGGAGATCGCTTCGGCGAGACCATGGCCCATCGCGCGCGGGCGCTTGCGGCCTACCAGAACGGGAATTCAGAACAGGTTTCGCGCCATCTTGAGGACGCCTACCGGTCGGCTCGCGCGCGGGGCTCTGTCCGGGATGAATTGCTGACGCACTGGTTTGAAGCGGCCTATCTCAATTCCGAAACGGAGCCGCCGGATGCCGAGCTGTCCGAGATGTCCATCAATCCCCGGCTGTTCTTCAATGCGGCGCCGAAGCCGCCGATGACCTCGTCCAGTCTGAAATCTCGACAATCAGGGCGGCGGGCAGGGCCTTGA